The DNA segment CCAGCCGCAGAATGACGGCCAGCAGCCCGACCAGGAAACCCAGCACCAACGCTCCCGTCCCCAGCACGCCGAAGTAGAGCATGGGCTTGCGCATGAACGTGAGCTGGAATGCGACCGCAACCAGGTCGAAGAGACCGACAAGAATCCGTGCCCGCCCCGAGTACTTGGCCTCGCCGAACTTCCGGGGCCGAAGCACTACGGGAATCTCGGCAACGCGGAAACCACGCGCCGCGGCCAACGGCACGATGTACCTGTGCCAGTCCTTGCGCAGGCCTACGCCTTCCAGCACTTCGCGCCTGAAGGTCTTGAGCGCATTGATGTCATGGACCTTGATGCCGAACATCACGCGCGCGAGCCTGTTGTATATGGAGGAAACCACGCGCTTCTCGTACTTGCCCTGCTTGCGGCCGGTGACAATGTCCGAACCCTCGCGCAACTTCTCCACCTGCGCGACCACGTCTTCGGGCCGGAACTGGAGATCGGCGTCGAACACCGAAACGAACTCGCCCTGAGCGCTCTCCATACCGGTCATTATTGCCGCGGTCTTGCCCAGATTGGTATGGTGACGGAGGACCGTCAGGAAATGGTACTGTGCCTTGGCGGCAACAGCAGTCTCGTAGGTGCCGTCGGTCGAGCCGTCATCGACGATCACA comes from the candidate division WOR-3 bacterium genome and includes:
- a CDS encoding glycosyltransferase family 2 protein, coding for MGFSSKPSVTVIVPAFNETENIAPLLGELSAKLPADYEVVIVDDGSTDGTYETAVAAKAQYHFLTVLRHHTNLGKTAAIMTGMESAQGEFVSVFDADLQFRPEDVVAQVEKLREGSDIVTGRKQGKYEKRVVSSIYNRLARVMFGIKVHDINALKTFRREVLEGVGLRKDWHRYIVPLAAARGFRVAEIPVVLRPRKFGEAKYSGRARILVGLFDLVAVAFQLTFMRKPMLYFGVLGTGALVLGFLVGLLAVILRLAGHGFRPLLYLVILLVVAGLVLFAAGFLGESLAGISDRLDRLERLVRKQNGTEETDGARGSDGDRG